A single window of Chloracidobacterium thermophilum B DNA harbors:
- a CDS encoding anti-sigma factor: MVSCSTIRRQLEAVEYDPEALLPESAAHLMACADCRAYAAQMQSLRALLSGQPRVLPPATFDAELRLRLGRDAHRFREPFLAWVPTPVLAAVALAVVVTSALAVRSSLQMVLHPAPTVAAALVLPTLPERTLVTALSRQLDGSLPGSRPAPARAAVAVARPGRMTPAAVRQTSLPAREANGVVVLWRGRSGERVLRLPPVVYGAQPIVDRRPSTEGESSDDSIF; the protein is encoded by the coding sequence ATGGTGAGCTGCTCCACGATTCGTCGTCAACTGGAAGCCGTCGAGTATGACCCGGAAGCCTTGCTGCCAGAGTCAGCCGCCCATCTGATGGCCTGTGCGGATTGCCGGGCCTATGCGGCCCAAATGCAGTCCCTGCGGGCCCTACTGTCCGGGCAGCCGCGCGTTCTGCCGCCCGCCACCTTCGATGCGGAACTTCGCCTGCGTTTGGGGCGCGATGCCCATCGTTTCCGGGAACCTTTCTTGGCCTGGGTACCCACGCCCGTACTGGCTGCCGTGGCGTTGGCAGTGGTTGTCACCAGCGCCCTCGCCGTCCGTTCGTCCCTGCAGATGGTGCTCCATCCTGCGCCCACGGTGGCAGCGGCACTGGTGCTTCCCACCCTGCCGGAGCGGACGCTGGTAACGGCGTTGAGTCGTCAGCTTGATGGAAGTCTTCCAGGCTCGCGGCCGGCTCCGGCCCGGGCCGCAGTGGCCGTTGCACGTCCCGGACGCATGACACCGGCTGCCGTGCGCCAGACATCGTTGCCGGCCCGGGAAGCCAATGGCGTCGTCGTCTTGTGGCGGGGACGCTCTGGTGAGCGGGTCCTGCGCCTGCCCCCCGTGGTGTACGGCGCGCAGCCCATCGTGGACCGGCGTCCATCCACAGAGGGAGAGTCATCTGACGACTCCATATTCTAA
- a CDS encoding RNA polymerase sigma factor, with the protein MSHLMSSALTYPVPGEIHRVVTVDAASDHELIAAVQAGDEQAFQEIVRRYRTPITNFIFRMLDDYDRAVELAQETFLRVYANAARYRATFHFSTYIYRIATNLAISELRQRRRRKLVSLFTPWARHEDEEETPLDIPDERPLQDEDLIERERRAAVGRAIQTLPEKYRAALVLRDVEGLSYDEIASILNISEGTVKSRINRARGLLRDKLRAYL; encoded by the coding sequence ATGTCGCATCTGATGAGTAGCGCCCTGACATACCCCGTACCTGGCGAGATACACCGTGTCGTGACGGTGGATGCGGCCAGCGACCACGAACTCATTGCCGCCGTCCAGGCCGGCGATGAACAGGCCTTTCAGGAGATTGTCCGGCGCTACCGCACGCCCATTACGAACTTCATCTTTCGCATGCTCGATGATTACGACCGCGCCGTGGAACTGGCGCAGGAAACCTTCCTGCGCGTCTATGCCAACGCGGCGCGCTATCGGGCGACGTTTCATTTTTCGACCTACATCTACCGGATTGCGACGAACCTGGCGATTAGCGAGCTACGGCAGCGTCGCCGCCGCAAACTGGTTTCGCTGTTCACCCCCTGGGCACGTCACGAGGATGAGGAAGAAACCCCACTGGATATTCCTGACGAGCGCCCCCTCCAGGATGAAGACCTGATTGAACGTGAGCGCCGGGCGGCCGTGGGGCGCGCCATTCAGACGCTGCCGGAGAAATACCGGGCGGCGCTGGTGCTCCGTGACGTTGAAGGTCTCAGCTATGACGAAATTGCCAGCATCCTGAACATCTCGGAAGGAACCGTGAAATCGCGCATCAACCGCGCCCGTGGATTGTTGCGCGACAAGCTGCGCGCTTACCTGTGA
- the amrB gene encoding AmmeMemoRadiSam system protein B: MTEFPRLRPLQLFADETAQVIIAYDPQGFTEPIGLDIRLAPLLLLCDGQHSLSELPALLLHRFGQRWSADDLADIIRRLDEWLLLDSPRFAALAARQMAEFRAATVRPAAHAGVSYPDEPEALRQRLDAILAHTPACPLGAARPEQLVGVVAPHIDLRVGERAYAPAYRLIEQLAATLPDGEPVTFVVLGTSHYGGDGLFVASRKDYATPLGAMPCDREFLDRLETRLGASISADDTPHRQEHAIEFQAVFLRHIFDRHLEAGRPVRMVPILCTSLHELYAADEACRERTQAEYRAFIEALQATLAEQTHRTLLLVGGDLAHVGPKFGDRFDAQTRAAELERADTELLDYVAAGDSAAVLDHIARDEDARRVCGFPPLMAYLDALAAFGPTDGQVLHYEQWQERPTRSAVTYGAAAAWRSI, encoded by the coding sequence ATGACTGAATTTCCACGTCTCCGTCCGCTCCAGCTTTTTGCCGACGAAACTGCCCAGGTCATCATTGCCTATGATCCTCAAGGCTTCACGGAACCCATCGGTCTTGACATCCGCCTGGCGCCGCTGCTCCTGCTGTGCGATGGACAGCATTCCCTGTCCGAACTGCCGGCGCTGCTTCTGCACCGTTTCGGACAGCGGTGGTCGGCCGATGACCTGGCGGACATCATCCGCCGTCTCGACGAGTGGTTGCTGCTGGACAGCCCACGTTTTGCCGCCCTGGCAGCGCGTCAGATGGCGGAGTTTCGCGCGGCAACGGTACGGCCGGCAGCACATGCCGGCGTCAGTTACCCGGATGAGCCAGAGGCGCTCCGCCAGCGCCTTGATGCCATTCTGGCGCACACGCCGGCCTGTCCGCTTGGGGCAGCCCGGCCTGAGCAGCTTGTGGGCGTTGTGGCCCCGCACATTGATTTGCGGGTCGGGGAGCGGGCTTATGCTCCGGCCTACCGGCTCATCGAACAACTTGCCGCCACCCTGCCGGACGGCGAACCGGTGACGTTCGTCGTACTGGGCACGTCGCACTACGGCGGCGACGGACTGTTCGTTGCCTCGCGCAAGGACTATGCCACGCCCCTGGGTGCAATGCCCTGTGACCGCGAATTCCTTGACCGGCTGGAGACCCGCCTGGGCGCTTCCATCAGCGCCGACGACACGCCCCATCGGCAGGAACATGCCATCGAGTTTCAGGCGGTGTTCCTGCGGCACATCTTTGACCGGCATCTGGAAGCCGGGCGGCCGGTACGCATGGTGCCCATCCTGTGCACTTCCCTGCACGAACTGTATGCCGCAGACGAGGCCTGCCGCGAGCGCACGCAGGCGGAGTACCGGGCATTTATCGAGGCGTTACAGGCGACGCTGGCTGAACAAACCCACCGGACGCTGTTGCTGGTTGGCGGCGATCTGGCGCATGTGGGCCCCAAGTTTGGCGACCGCTTCGATGCCCAGACCAGGGCGGCGGAGCTGGAGCGCGCCGACACGGAACTGCTCGACTACGTTGCCGCCGGCGACAGCGCAGCGGTACTTGACCACATTGCCCGCGACGAAGATGCGCGGCGGGTCTGCGGTTTTCCGCCGCTGATGGCTTACCTGGACGCGCTGGCGGCGTTTGGCCCTACAGACGGGCAGGTTCTGCACTATGAACAGTGGCAGGAACGCCCGACCCGTTCGGCCGTCACCTACGGCGCAGCCGCCGCCTGGCGTAGCATTTGA
- a CDS encoding ATP-binding protein — protein sequence MKPWHEIAVPHPDIRAGKFDESVFAADLSDVVAGRGPLEYGDAETFFRKTYPTQGLVNLLAVIASRLSGQKAGNAVIQIQTPFGGGKTHSLIALYHLFTNSQAGRPAGPVSQVLEKAQLDSVPAVRVVTFTGTAADPLGRTPWGEIAEQLGHYTLLAEHDRKQRAPGKDLLHKVLADKPTLLLMDEVAEYVVKAKDFREQIVAFFQELTEAVKVLPRCALVVTLPSSAPYGEDGERVLHQLQQVFGRVEAIYTPVEGEEMYEIIRCRLFEWAHEPSDEARKVANGYWEMYQRLGDEVPREVREPSYRDKLRKAYPFHPELIDLLFERWSTYSTFQRTRGVLRLLAEVVADLYQRQHPAPLIQPAHLNLANATVRRELVKHIGNEYEGVIAADIAGGNAKAQKIDREVGSEYTRFGIASGLATAIFFGSFSGSERKGLGVQRLRLAVLREGIPPALVGDALRRLEEELWYLHVEGGICSFSSQPNLNRVIVEKEEAVGDEHMAEEIRARLEKLAGTELRVTLWPKGAQDVPDTKDLKLAILPPEHPKQSRATNAFVDELLKKCGVTFRTYQNTLLVLASDEGELSSLRQKVKRLLALRAIHDDKAFMRQLSEDNRRTLESKLRTLESDIPFSLHSAYRHLAKLGEGGLEWSDLGLPTVGEKGSLSKRTLAYLKSQELLLERISPHNLLRKALREDEPEKPVSAIREAFLCYPQLPMVQSPAVIEQAIIQGVRERVFAVKSGDEVYFGDDLHVSVEAGWVLIRKEFIPQAGLQVKRVDEPQKPDGTDTTRPGGGTPPPDRSTLERRCVTLRVKVPWDKLSDVVRGVILPLRNDGAELEVEILVQARAESGGIKPATWENKVKETLRQINAEIVEEQCE from the coding sequence ATGAAGCCGTGGCATGAAATCGCCGTCCCGCACCCGGACATCCGGGCGGGCAAGTTTGACGAATCCGTTTTTGCGGCCGATCTCTCCGATGTTGTTGCCGGCCGCGGCCCGCTGGAATACGGCGATGCGGAGACCTTCTTCCGCAAAACCTATCCGACGCAGGGCCTGGTGAACCTGCTCGCCGTGATTGCCTCACGCCTGTCCGGTCAGAAAGCCGGCAATGCGGTCATTCAAATCCAGACGCCCTTTGGTGGCGGCAAGACCCACAGCCTGATTGCGTTGTATCACCTCTTTACCAATTCCCAGGCAGGCCGCCCCGCCGGGCCGGTCTCGCAGGTACTGGAGAAGGCGCAACTGGATAGTGTCCCTGCCGTCCGGGTGGTGACCTTTACCGGCACGGCGGCCGACCCGCTGGGCCGGACGCCGTGGGGGGAGATTGCCGAACAGTTGGGCCACTACACCCTGCTTGCCGAGCATGACCGGAAGCAGCGCGCTCCGGGCAAGGACCTGCTCCACAAGGTCCTTGCCGACAAGCCCACACTGCTCCTGATGGACGAAGTGGCCGAGTATGTCGTGAAAGCCAAAGATTTCCGGGAGCAGATTGTGGCCTTTTTTCAGGAGCTGACCGAAGCGGTGAAGGTGCTGCCCCGGTGTGCGCTGGTGGTCACGCTTCCTTCCAGTGCGCCTTACGGCGAAGATGGGGAGCGGGTGCTGCATCAGTTACAGCAGGTCTTCGGGCGGGTGGAAGCCATCTACACGCCGGTCGAAGGCGAAGAAATGTATGAGATCATCCGCTGCAGGTTGTTTGAGTGGGCCCACGAACCTTCCGACGAAGCGCGCAAGGTCGCCAATGGCTACTGGGAGATGTATCAGCGGCTTGGCGATGAAGTGCCACGCGAAGTGCGCGAGCCTTCCTATCGCGACAAACTGCGCAAGGCGTACCCGTTCCACCCGGAGCTGATTGACCTTCTGTTTGAGCGGTGGAGTACATATTCCACGTTCCAACGCACGCGCGGCGTGCTGCGGCTGCTGGCGGAGGTGGTGGCCGACCTCTACCAACGCCAGCACCCGGCGCCGCTCATTCAGCCGGCGCACCTCAACCTTGCCAATGCCACGGTGCGGCGGGAGCTGGTCAAGCACATTGGGAATGAGTACGAGGGCGTTATCGCAGCAGACATCGCCGGCGGCAATGCCAAAGCCCAGAAGATCGATCGTGAGGTAGGCTCCGAATACACCCGCTTCGGGATTGCCAGCGGATTGGCGACCGCCATCTTTTTTGGCTCCTTTAGCGGAAGTGAGAGGAAGGGCCTCGGCGTTCAGCGTTTGCGCCTGGCAGTGTTGCGCGAAGGCATCCCGCCGGCGCTGGTCGGCGATGCGCTCCGCCGGCTTGAGGAGGAACTCTGGTATCTGCACGTGGAGGGGGGCATTTGTTCTTTCTCCAGTCAGCCCAACCTCAACCGCGTCATTGTGGAGAAAGAGGAGGCGGTTGGGGATGAGCACATGGCTGAAGAGATTCGCGCTCGGCTTGAAAAGCTCGCCGGTACTGAGCTGCGCGTGACGCTCTGGCCCAAAGGGGCGCAGGACGTGCCTGACACAAAAGACCTGAAATTGGCGATCCTCCCGCCTGAACACCCAAAGCAGAGCCGCGCAACCAATGCCTTTGTGGATGAGCTGTTGAAGAAGTGCGGTGTAACCTTTCGCACCTATCAGAACACACTCCTTGTGCTGGCTTCTGACGAGGGCGAGCTTTCTTCTCTGCGGCAGAAGGTCAAGCGGCTTCTCGCTTTGCGCGCCATCCACGATGACAAAGCGTTCATGCGCCAACTGTCGGAGGACAACCGAAGGACGCTGGAGAGCAAGTTGAGAACTTTGGAAAGTGACATACCTTTCAGTCTGCACTCGGCGTACCGGCATCTGGCAAAGCTCGGCGAAGGCGGTCTGGAGTGGAGCGATTTGGGTTTACCCACGGTTGGCGAGAAAGGCTCACTATCCAAACGCACGCTCGCGTATCTGAAAAGCCAGGAACTTCTGCTGGAGCGCATCTCGCCGCACAATCTTCTCAGGAAGGCACTTCGGGAAGATGAACCGGAAAAACCGGTTTCTGCCATCCGAGAGGCCTTTTTGTGCTACCCACAGTTGCCGATGGTTCAAAGTCCGGCGGTGATCGAGCAGGCCATCATCCAAGGGGTACGCGAGCGTGTCTTCGCCGTAAAGAGCGGCGATGAAGTGTACTTTGGAGATGATCTACATGTTTCGGTGGAAGCCGGGTGGGTTCTGATCCGAAAGGAATTCATCCCACAAGCTGGCCTGCAGGTTAAGCGGGTTGATGAGCCACAAAAACCGGACGGCACCGATACAACCAGGCCGGGTGGAGGTACGCCGCCGCCAGATCGAAGCACACTGGAAAGGCGCTGCGTAACACTGCGTGTCAAGGTGCCTTGGGACAAGCTCTCGGATGTTGTCCGGGGGGTGATCCTGCCACTGCGCAACGATGGAGCGGAGCTGGAAGTGGAAATACTTGTTCAGGCGCGTGCAGAATCTGGCGGCATCAAGCCAGCCACTTGGGAAAACAAAGTCAAGGAGACACTCCGGCAAATCAATGCCGAGATCGTGGAAGAGCAATGCGAGTGA
- the tnpA gene encoding IS200/IS605 family transposase, giving the protein MVDIASNRNCVYQTAYHVVWCPKYRRDVLTGPAAEEMAVMLDAICAERGWPVISKEIQPDHIHLFVSIPPAMAVADAVKILKGTTARKLFQRHPRLKSRLWGGNLWSPSYYVGTAGNVSAGTIQRCIERSEHVTRRR; this is encoded by the coding sequence ATGGTTGACATCGCCAGCAACAGGAACTGCGTCTATCAAACCGCATACCATGTGGTTTGGTGTCCGAAGTATCGGCGAGATGTACTGACAGGGCCGGCGGCAGAGGAAATGGCGGTGATGCTGGATGCGATATGTGCAGAGCGTGGCTGGCCGGTGATCTCCAAAGAGATTCAGCCCGACCACATCCACCTGTTCGTCAGCATTCCGCCTGCCATGGCTGTGGCCGATGCCGTAAAAATCCTGAAAGGAACAACGGCGCGCAAGCTGTTTCAGCGGCATCCCCGGCTCAAGAGCCGACTGTGGGGCGGAAATCTCTGGTCGCCCTCCTACTATGTCGGCACAGCCGGCAACGTCAGCGCCGGGACGATCCAGCGCTGTATCGAACGATCCGAACACGTCACCAGGCGGCGATAA
- a CDS encoding RNA-guided endonuclease InsQ/TnpB family protein, with translation MLRTASIRLNVGPDQAAALAALQAAYADACNRLVPTVVEHRCWNRVALHHLAYARLRKETPLGAQMVCNAIFSVCKAYKAQKELGRIRKDAPVPAVHFNRASVHFDKRTYAIKGECLSLYTLSGRIAVPMVLGEHQRRILASGKAKEAELVCRKGRWYFNLVVESEDSDPIASGRVMGVDVGENHLAATSTGKVWGGGQLRHKRNGYLALRRRLQSNGSQSAKQKLRQVSGKERRRITHINHETSKAIVAEALRFGASKIVMEDLTHIRDRIQAGKRMRARLHGWAFRQLQSFVEYKAKAAGIAVEYVDPAYTSQTCSCCGALGRRIKHRFVCNKCGLRAHADGNASRNLARIGSGAPLPRAAVNTPDVGDVSHNCCVSQ, from the coding sequence ATGTTGCGCACGGCCTCGATTCGCCTGAATGTTGGCCCCGACCAGGCAGCGGCCCTGGCGGCGCTGCAAGCGGCTTATGCCGATGCCTGCAACCGCCTGGTGCCGACGGTGGTGGAGCATCGCTGCTGGAACCGCGTGGCCCTGCACCACCTGGCCTACGCCCGGCTGCGCAAGGAAACGCCGCTGGGCGCCCAAATGGTCTGCAACGCCATCTTTTCGGTCTGCAAAGCCTACAAAGCACAAAAGGAACTCGGCCGCATCAGGAAGGACGCCCCCGTACCCGCAGTGCACTTCAACCGCGCCAGCGTCCATTTCGACAAGCGAACCTACGCCATAAAGGGGGAGTGCCTGAGCCTTTACACCCTTTCTGGCCGCATCGCCGTCCCGATGGTGCTGGGCGAGCACCAGCGTCGCATCCTGGCGTCGGGCAAGGCCAAAGAGGCCGAGTTGGTTTGTCGCAAGGGGCGCTGGTACTTCAATCTCGTCGTCGAATCTGAAGATTCGGATCCAATCGCATCCGGCCGCGTCATGGGCGTGGATGTCGGAGAGAACCATCTCGCTGCCACCAGCACGGGCAAGGTATGGGGCGGCGGGCAACTGCGCCACAAGCGCAACGGCTACCTTGCTCTTCGTCGTCGTTTGCAGTCCAACGGCAGCCAAAGCGCCAAACAGAAGCTGCGGCAGGTCTCTGGCAAAGAGCGGCGACGCATTACCCACATCAACCACGAAACGAGCAAAGCGATCGTTGCCGAAGCGCTGCGCTTCGGGGCGTCCAAGATCGTGATGGAGGACCTCACCCACATCCGCGACCGCATCCAGGCCGGCAAGCGCATGAGGGCGAGACTGCACGGCTGGGCATTCCGGCAGCTTCAGAGCTTTGTCGAATACAAGGCCAAGGCGGCAGGGATCGCGGTCGAGTACGTCGATCCCGCCTACACCAGCCAGACGTGCTCTTGCTGTGGAGCGCTGGGACGGCGCATCAAGCATCGTTTTGTGTGCAACAAGTGTGGTCTCCGGGCGCACGCCGACGGCAACGCCAGTCGAAACCTTGCCCGGATTGGCAGTGGTGCCCCGCTGCCAAGGGCGGCCGTAAACACGCCTGATGTTGGGGATGTCAGCCATAATTGCTGCGTCTCACAATAA
- a CDS encoding HEPN domain-containing protein, protein MSNPEVQYRLKLAQGFLEEARHDLQLGRWRSCADNSQLAAENAAKALLALIGPVGRTHNPGEMLLKALEEGCFPWTTGDRVRQVAECVGSRRAF, encoded by the coding sequence ATGAGCAATCCCGAAGTCCAGTACCGACTGAAATTGGCCCAGGGCTTTCTGGAGGAAGCGCGCCACGACCTGCAGCTCGGACGCTGGCGCTCCTGTGCCGATAACAGTCAACTTGCGGCCGAGAATGCTGCAAAAGCCCTGCTGGCGCTCATAGGTCCTGTTGGTCGTACCCACAACCCTGGGGAAATGTTACTCAAGGCGCTGGAGGAGGGTTGCTTCCCTTGGACAACAGGGGACAGAGTACGGCAGGTGGCCGAGTGTGTTGGGTCCCGACGTGCATTTTGA
- a CDS encoding nucleotidyltransferase domain-containing protein, with translation MTLPANHKKELLDRVVAALRTALGDRLVAVVLFGSRARGEAREDSDWDVLVIAEALPDDPLERGRFLRQFLPIRCRLGVSFLARTPQEFEAHVSSLYLDIAVDGQILDDPKGYAAKRLATLQRLIEEAGLFRERTPAGDLWRWKVPPRGRWMMSWEKIGEA, from the coding sequence ATGACATTGCCTGCAAATCACAAGAAGGAGCTTCTTGACCGGGTAGTGGCCGCCTTGCGGACGGCGCTCGGAGACCGTCTGGTGGCTGTTGTTCTCTTCGGCTCTCGGGCGCGCGGGGAGGCACGGGAGGACAGCGACTGGGACGTGCTGGTGATTGCCGAGGCGTTGCCCGATGACCCGCTGGAACGAGGGCGTTTTCTCAGGCAGTTTCTCCCCATACGGTGCCGGCTTGGCGTATCCTTCCTTGCCAGGACGCCGCAAGAGTTTGAGGCTCACGTTTCTTCCCTGTATCTGGACATTGCCGTTGATGGTCAAATCCTTGACGACCCCAAAGGCTATGCAGCAAAGCGCCTGGCTACTTTGCAGCGATTGATCGAGGAGGCCGGGCTTTTCAGAGAAAGAACTCCGGCAGGCGACCTTTGGCGTTGGAAGGTTCCACCTCGCGGCCGTTGGATGATGTCGTGGGAAAAAATAGGTGAAGCATGA
- a CDS encoding DUF1156 domain-containing protein, with the protein MEFQPAIQKARQFLKSAKLLKDVRGYDSSASRLYYAMFYCAEALLFSKGLTFSNHQAVISAFGQHFAKTNEMPVEMHRWLIDAFEKCQAGDYETISGLEEEDIEGSTTPCGAICVVDRRISQASRSAVNNQRLIEVDFPLRRVSEASVHEKTIRHGHISTLHIWWARRPLAASRATALAALLPDESGQREELLALVRDIAPWEVVSNGNAPQIEKARERIREAFGGRAPRVLDPFAGGGAIPLEALRLGCETYALDYNPVAVLLNKAVLEYPHKFGQPDSVSNVPLPPRSEEHSQSNLELLEVSAERAESPLLQAVSAWGKWIVEEARKELEQFYPKDPDGSIPVGYLWARTLPCQNPACGAEIPLMRQTWLAKKDNKKIALRLIPNRETRRIDAQIVGADGQPLDFDPEEGTVSRAHVRCPLCGGTIDDKTTRRLFREGKSGQRLMAVVLHHPKRTGKTYRLPTERDLEAYRAAETALEHKRARLREEWGIEPVPDEEIITPCHEVDRPPMYGMPTWGDLFNVRQKLALITFADKVRQAHARMTAARTDPEFAKAVATYLALAVGRLSDRNSALCRVIPQTQAIGFTFTRQALPMLWDYIEMNPVQHASGWQSLIGDSTGNLAHFSSISHTNPLGSAHHASATALPWPDDHFDAVLTDPPYYDNVNYSALSDFFYVWLKRTIGDLYPDLFATPLTPKSEEMVADASKAGGMENAMRRFEQMLTQAFSEIRRVLKPDGVAVIVFAHKTTAAWETVINALLDAGLYMTASWPIHTEMQARLNAQETASLASSIYMVCRKRTTDQTGEFGKVRREIEERIGRRLAQFWDAGIRGADFFMSAIGPAVEVFGKYQRVEKLSGEPVTVAELLEYVRKVVSEFALKRILQSAQLGGLDAPTRFYLLYRWTYNHARVPFDEVRKLAQGIGVELATLWGEGGLVEKQKEYIRLPLPLERARSRNFAGKTGFDTLIDAMHYAVWLWEQNEPKRLKEHLGLTYGDNEVFWQVAQAIAEVLPDGDKEKQLLQGLLYGRKSYQKQGTYQAGLFTS; encoded by the coding sequence ATGGAATTCCAGCCCGCTATCCAGAAAGCACGGCAATTCCTGAAGTCCGCAAAGCTCCTCAAGGATGTGCGGGGTTATGACTCATCGGCCTCAAGGTTGTACTATGCCATGTTTTATTGTGCGGAAGCTCTTCTGTTCTCCAAAGGCTTGACCTTTTCAAATCACCAGGCTGTCATTTCTGCCTTTGGTCAACATTTTGCTAAAACCAACGAAATGCCTGTCGAGATGCACCGCTGGTTGATTGATGCCTTCGAGAAATGCCAGGCGGGTGACTATGAAACCATTAGTGGACTGGAAGAAGAAGATATAGAGGGTTCTACAACCCCATGCGGAGCAATTTGTGTTGTGGACCGAAGAATATCTCAGGCATCGAGGTCTGCTGTGAATAACCAGCGTTTGATCGAAGTGGATTTCCCTCTACGCCGGGTCTCCGAGGCATCGGTACACGAGAAAACCATCCGCCACGGGCATATCTCCACGCTCCACATCTGGTGGGCGCGGCGTCCGCTGGCGGCCTCGCGTGCAACGGCGCTGGCAGCGCTTCTGCCCGATGAATCGGGACAGCGCGAGGAACTGCTGGCACTTGTGCGCGACATTGCGCCGTGGGAGGTGGTCTCGAACGGCAACGCCCCGCAGATCGAAAAAGCCCGCGAGCGTATCCGCGAGGCCTTCGGCGGACGCGCCCCGCGCGTGCTCGACCCCTTCGCCGGTGGCGGAGCCATTCCCCTCGAAGCTCTGCGCCTGGGCTGCGAAACCTACGCGCTCGACTACAACCCCGTCGCCGTGCTCCTCAACAAAGCTGTGCTGGAATACCCGCACAAGTTCGGTCAGCCCGACAGCGTCAGCAATGTGCCACTTCCGCCGCGATCTGAAGAGCACTCTCAGTCCAATTTAGAGCTGCTGGAAGTATCCGCCGAGCGCGCCGAAAGTCCTCTTCTCCAGGCTGTCTCCGCCTGGGGCAAGTGGATAGTCGAAGAAGCCCGTAAGGAATTAGAGCAATTCTACCCGAAGGACCCCGATGGTTCCATTCCCGTCGGCTACCTCTGGGCGCGCACGCTGCCCTGCCAGAACCCCGCCTGCGGCGCTGAAATCCCCCTTATGCGCCAGACCTGGCTGGCCAAAAAAGACAACAAGAAAATTGCCCTGCGCCTTATCCCGAACCGCGAAACCCGGCGCATAGATGCCCAGATTGTCGGGGCGGATGGACAGCCGCTCGACTTCGACCCCGAGGAGGGCACCGTTTCGCGTGCCCATGTCCGCTGCCCGCTCTGCGGCGGAACGATAGACGACAAGACCACCCGCCGCCTTTTCCGCGAGGGCAAATCGGGCCAGCGCCTGATGGCGGTCGTGCTCCACCATCCGAAGCGCACGGGCAAGACCTACCGCCTGCCCACCGAGCGCGACCTGGAAGCCTACCGCGCCGCCGAAACCGCACTGGAACACAAACGCGCCCGCCTCCGCGAAGAATGGGGCATCGAACCCGTGCCGGATGAGGAAATTATAACTCCCTGTCACGAAGTTGATCGTCCTCCGATGTATGGAATGCCGACATGGGGCGACCTGTTCAACGTGCGGCAGAAGTTAGCGCTCATCACCTTCGCCGACAAAGTCCGCCAAGCCCACGCCCGCATGACCGCCGCCCGCACCGACCCCGAGTTCGCCAAAGCCGTGGCGACGTATTTGGCGTTGGCTGTAGGCCGCTTATCTGATCGCAACTCTGCCCTGTGCCGTGTCATTCCGCAAACGCAAGCCATTGGCTTTACTTTCACGAGGCAGGCCTTGCCGATGTTGTGGGACTATATCGAGATGAACCCAGTCCAGCATGCGAGCGGCTGGCAAAGCCTGATTGGCGATTCGACGGGCAACCTTGCTCACTTCTCGAGCATCTCGCACACAAACCCGCTTGGCAGTGCTCATCACGCATCCGCCACGGCGCTTCCTTGGCCCGACGACCATTTTGACGCGGTGCTGACCGATCCGCCGTATTACGACAATGTGAACTACTCAGCCCTCTCGGATTTCTTCTACGTCTGGCTCAAGCGCACCATCGGCGACCTTTACCCCGACCTTTTCGCCACGCCGCTTACGCCCAAGTCCGAAGAGATGGTGGCCGATGCCAGCAAAGCGGGCGGCATGGAGAACGCCATGCGGCGGTTCGAGCAGATGCTCACCCAGGCTTTTAGCGAAATCCGCCGCGTGCTCAAACCTGATGGTGTGGCTGTTATCGTTTTTGCCCACAAGACCACGGCGGCATGGGAAACCGTCATCAACGCCCTGCTGGATGCCGGCCTGTATATGACCGCTTCCTGGCCCATTCACACCGAGATGCAGGCGCGGCTGAACGCACAAGAAACCGCATCGCTGGCTTCCTCCATCTACATGGTCTGTCGCAAACGTACTACCGACCAGACGGGCGAATTCGGCAAAGTCCGCCGTGAGATCGAGGAGCGGATCGGCCGCCGGCTGGCGCAGTTCTGGGACGCGGGAATTCGCGGGGCAGACTTTTTTATGAGCGCCATCGGTCCGGCCGTTGAGGTCTTCGGCAAGTATCAGCGCGTGGAAAAGCTCTCCGGCGAGCCGGTCACGGTGGCCGAGTTGCTGGAATATGTCCGCAAAGTGGTGAGCGAGTTTGCCCTGAAGCGCATCCTGCAATCGGCGCAACTGGGCGGTCTGGACGCTCCGACCCGCTTTTACCTGCTGTATCGCTGGACGTACAACCATGCCCGCGTCCCTTTTGACGAGGTACGCAAGCTGGCCCAGGGCATCGGTGTGGAACTTGCCACGCTCTGGGGCGAGGGCGGGCTGGTGGAGAAGCAGAAAGAATACATCCGCCTCCCGCTGCCGCTGGAACGCGCCCGCAGCCGGAACTTTGCCGGCAAGACAGGATTCGACACCCTGATTGACGCCATGCACTACGCGGTCTGGTTGTGGGAGCAGAATGAGCCGAAGAGGCTGAAGGAACACCTGGGGCTGACGTACGGTGACAACGAAGTCTTCTGGCAGGTGGCGCAGGCGATTGCCGAGGTCTTGCCCGATGGCGACAAGGAAAAGCAACTTCTGCAGGGCCTGCTCTACGGGCGGAAAAGCTACCAGAAACAGGGGACGTATCAGGCAGGTCTGTTTACCTCCTGA